Part of the Sulfuricurvum kujiense DSM 16994 genome, GACATTTTTAGCGAAGAATTCCGCATTGTTTGCTGATTTCGATATGGATTATCTCGAACCAGTCGATCACGATTTTTATGAGATTAGCTATGAGAGTGCATATGAGCTTGCCGCACGAAAGCTCAAATCGATCACCGATGAACACGGTTCGCACAGTTTTGCCGCAATCGGCGGTGCCCGTACAAGCTGTGAGAGTTCCTATCTGTTTCAACATTTTACCCGCCATGTGGTCGGTTCGCCGCACGTCGACAACTGCGCCCGTGTCTGCCACTCCCCGTCATTAAAAGGGATGCGTACGACGATCGGCGAGGGGGCAATGAGCAATCCGTTTGACGATATTTATGAGACGGAATTTATGGTAGTGATGGGGAGCAATACGACCGAAGGGCACCCTATCGTTGCCAACCGGATGCTTGATGTCATTAAAAACAACGGGGTGGAGCTGGCGGTCCTCGATGTCCGCAGGATTCAGCTCTCGAAATCAGCGACGCATCATTTGAGTATCCCGTATGAAGCCAACTTGATGATACTTAACATGTTGGCGTATGTCATTATTTCCGAGAATCTTGTCAATGTCGAATTTGTTAATAGCCGGACAAAAGGGTATGAAGCGTATAAAAGTTCAATCTTGAACGACTCTTACGCCAACCCCGAATTTTTATTGCAGATTCCGGGATACGAATCGCTGGTGGATGATATCCGTATCGTTGCCCGCAAATATGCAACCCGAAAAAGTCTTTTTTTCTGGGGCTTGGGAATTACTGAACATCTTGACGGATCGTATGCCGTGATGGCGATTACCCATCTGGCTATGCTGACAGGCAATATCGGAAAACGGGGAGCGGGATTGATGCCGCTTCGGGGACAGAACAATGTCCAGGGGACCTGTGATGTCGGGATGCTTCCGTACTATGCTCCCGATTATCAACCGCCCAAAGAGGTGGGGATGATGACCCCTGATCTTATTAATGCGATGTGTGATGGGAAAATAAAAGCCCTTTTCAATATCAGTGAAGATATCGCCCATATCCATCCGAATCAAAATAAAATTCATGCGGCATTGGGCAATCTCGATCTTCTAGTCGTCAATGAACTCTTTGACAACGAAGTGACTAAATTTGCCGACATAATTTTCGGGGTAAAAAGTGCCTATGAGAAAACAGGCGTTTACGTCAACGCCGAGCGCCGACTCCACCTTTCACAACCGCTTGTACGGGCGACGATGCCGGATGACTGGGAAGTGATTGCGGAGATATCCAAACGTTACGGTGTCGATTTGGGCGTTGCATCCTCGTATGACGTGTGGGAAAAAGTGAGAGCCGATGCTCCAAACCGTTTCGGCGGGGCGAGTTATGAAAAGCTTGAGGCTAACCGTTTGCGGGGATTGCAGTGGCCGGTACAGGAAGAGGACCTTCCGGTATTGCACATCGGTACGTTTCGAACCAAAGACGGCTTAGGGTCGTTTCATTACCATCAATACTCTCCCCGAGGTCAGGTTGAAGAGCTTTTAAATGTTAAAAGTCATGAAGGATATTATCTGACGACAGGACGGATTTTGGTCCACTACAACAACGGTGCCCAAACCAATGCGTGTGATAAACTCAGTCGCAGTCACAGCGAAGATACGCTGTTGGTCAGTGTCGAGGATGAAGATTTTTTTGAATACAAAGACTTTGTCGTCCTTAAAAGCGAATACGGCCAAAGTGCTCCGTTACGGGTAAAAGTGAGTTCAACCGTCAAAAAAGGGACCCTTTTTACAACATTTCACCATGCTAAGAGCAATATTAACTTTCTTTTCGGAGATGAGTGTGACGAGCTGATTAAAACGGCGCGTTTCAAATCAATAAAAGTCGAGGTGATCAAACCCGACTACTTGGATTAAATACTATGCACACTCGCGCTCGTGGCAATTTAGCCGAAGAGCGGGGATGTGACTATTTGAGAGGAAAAGGGCTTCGTATCATTGATAGGAACGTCTATAACCGTTTCGGAGAAATCGATATTATTGCGCTAAGTTCCGATAACGTTCTTCACTTTATCGAAGTTAAAAGCGGTTCCTCGTATGAACAGGCGGTTAACAATATTACCTCTTCCAAACTCCAAAAACTAAACCGTACGATCCAAACCTATCTCCAACAAAAAAAGCTTAATCTTGATTATTGCATCGATGCGCTGATCATCAGCGATGAGACTCTGGAGTGGATTGAAAATATTACCCTTTAGGGCTGCCCGACAGTGACAGGATGTCTTGCCGGTTCATAAAAGTAGAATCCTTGCGCGGAATCAATTTCGAGTTTTTCAACGATATCGGCAATGGCTTCGTTATGGACAAACTCAGCGACCGTTTTGATGGAACTGTTTTTAGTAAAATTGACAATGGTTTGAACGATTGTTATGGCTTTATCATCGGTATCGAGATTGCGGATGAGTGAACCGTCTATTTTGATAATATCGATAGCAAGATTTAAAATGCGTGAAAAATTGGAATAACCGCTGCCGAAATCATCGATGGCGATGCGACAACCGTAACGGCGCATTTTGACAATGAACTCAACAATTTCATTATACTCTTCGATAGCCTCAGATTCTAACAGTTCGAAAATAATCCGCTTTCCGATCGAT contains:
- a CDS encoding molybdopterin oxidoreductase family protein, encoding MTIDSVCTYCGVGCDISAEVEDNKIQKIFAKDEGVVSQGRLCIKGKQGWDFLTHPKRLRNARVRKTFLAKNSALFADFDMDYLEPVDHDFYEISYESAYELAARKLKSITDEHGSHSFAAIGGARTSCESSYLFQHFTRHVVGSPHVDNCARVCHSPSLKGMRTTIGEGAMSNPFDDIYETEFMVVMGSNTTEGHPIVANRMLDVIKNNGVELAVLDVRRIQLSKSATHHLSIPYEANLMILNMLAYVIISENLVNVEFVNSRTKGYEAYKSSILNDSYANPEFLLQIPGYESLVDDIRIVARKYATRKSLFFWGLGITEHLDGSYAVMAITHLAMLTGNIGKRGAGLMPLRGQNNVQGTCDVGMLPYYAPDYQPPKEVGMMTPDLINAMCDGKIKALFNISEDIAHIHPNQNKIHAALGNLDLLVVNELFDNEVTKFADIIFGVKSAYEKTGVYVNAERRLHLSQPLVRATMPDDWEVIAEISKRYGVDLGVASSYDVWEKVRADAPNRFGGASYEKLEANRLRGLQWPVQEEDLPVLHIGTFRTKDGLGSFHYHQYSPRGQVEELLNVKSHEGYYLTTGRILVHYNNGAQTNACDKLSRSHSEDTLLVSVEDEDFFEYKDFVVLKSEYGQSAPLRVKVSSTVKKGTLFTTFHHAKSNINFLFGDECDELIKTARFKSIKVEVIKPDYLD
- a CDS encoding YraN family protein; the encoded protein is MHTRARGNLAEERGCDYLRGKGLRIIDRNVYNRFGEIDIIALSSDNVLHFIEVKSGSSYEQAVNNITSSKLQKLNRTIQTYLQQKKLNLDYCIDALIISDETLEWIENITL